From Cryobacterium sp. GrIS_2_6:
TTCTCGATGTAAATGAGCAAGACAGTCCTGTTGGCTTCAACATCTTGGAGCAGGGGAATCCAAGTGTTGTCATCGACCAGTTGACTGACCTATTTCAAAGCCTCTACGCAGACGGTGGGCGGGGAGTGTGGATGCGTGAGCTGATGTACCACGGACTTCATACGCTAGCTGAGCGTTCTGGCATGACCTTCGTTGATCTTGCTGCTCTAGTGAGCCCCCGGACGACTCGTGAGATTACCTGGGCAGACGAGATGCGCAAGGCTGTCAAGAACCCTGAGGTTCGTGAGTTTTGGCAGGACCGTTGGAACACGCTCGACAAGAAAGCGCAGGAGACTTACTCAGCACCACTGCATAACCGAATCTGGCAGCTATCGACTCGCCCTGAGCTTCGCAACATTATCGGACAGAGCAAGTCCAGCTTCTTCATGGACGACGTAATCCGTGACAACAAGATCCTGCTTATCAACTTGTCTGGCGTGCCGAAAGAAGCAGCCAGCATTGCTGGAACGCTCATCATGAACGCCATCTGGTCGTCAGTGCAGCGCGTAAAGGCTGAGAAGAACAGCTACCTATATATCGATGAGTTCCAAGACTTCATCCGGCTTCCAGTTGGAGCTGAGGACATGCTCGCCAAGTCTCGTGGTTTTGGCCTAGCGCTGACTCTTGCGCACCAGCACTTGAACCAACTGACGGACGATATCAAGTCAGCCGTTATGGCGAATGCTCGTTCCAAGATTGTCTTTGGTTTGGAAGATCCAGACGACGCCCGTGCAATGCAGCGTGCTATTGGAGGGGACACATTCAGCCAACAGGACTTCCAAAGTCTTGAGCCGCATGAGGCAGTGGCGAAGGTAATCACGGCTAAGGGATCGAGTCTCATTACAATCTCGACGCCGCCACCACTTGCGCCTACTGGCAATGACCAGGCAGCTCTAAAACGATCGCGTGAACTGTACGGTCGGCCTGTTGCTGAAGTGCAGCAAGCGATTGAAGCTCGCCGGAACAATGAGCCGAAGAAGACCAGTAAGCGACCGGCGATTGGCTATAGCAAGATGAAGGAGTGGGGCAAGTAGGGGGCACGCGTAGGCGGGGAGCAGGGGCTAGGCAGCAAGTGCCCAGAAACTCATGTTCAGTAGGTCATACTCATGATGACAACTACGGCATAAGACGATGATATTGTCGCGCCGATTTGATCCTTTAGCCCAATGGGGTATGAAGTGAGCCATCTGCAAGTCATAGGTTGAACGGCACCTTACGCATTCTCCAGGATCAAGCCCTAGCTCACGGCGGTCCTTCTTTGATGCGAAACGAGGTCCAGGTGTTCGTGACCGGTCAGCTGCTCTAATTAACTTCAGTCGTTCTGAGCTTCGCTTCCGATAAAGAGATTTGAGATGCAGTTTTGAACATCGAAGAGAGCAGTAGCTTGTTTGCTTTCCGCTTAACTCGGTACTACATCGTTTACATATCATTGCCACGTACCATGAAGCACTCCCCCGATTCAGTCAAGGGGAGTGCTTCAAGTCAGAACCAAAGGCTTACTTGTTCGCCCTGTACTTCTCCATAAGCGAACCAGAAATCCTGCCCCTATCACTCACAGTCTCCCCATTGGCACGAAGCCATTCACGGGCAGCAGCAAGTTCAGCAGGATCGTTCTTGCCAGCAGAAGCGCGGGTAGCAGTACCGCGCCCAGTCTTTCGCGCAGCAGCCAGATACGGCTTGAGAGCATCGCGAAGCTTCTTTGCGTTGACGTCGCTTAGGTCGATCTCATAAGCAACTGCATCAAAGGTGAAGTTGATCGTCTCAGCCTTACCTTCATCAATCAGCTTGCCATCGAGGTCGTCAATGATTGTGGTCGTCGTAACTGTTTTCTGTGCCATGACGACATACTAGCCATGAATAAAGGCTTCTGACAATCGCCAGAAGCCTTATACGTATGAATTAGTGTCTTTTTGTTTAGAACGCGCCACAACGCGAGCTAGGCACTAATTAGAAGACTTTTGAACCCGTTGCTCAAAGTAGTTCCACGCAAATGCGACTAAGCCTGATGGAAGGCCCGCTGTCACAAGTAGTGGCACGATGTTCGATGAGATGTACTGGATGGTTGCTGCTGGTACGCCTGGTACAGCCCAAATGAAAACGATGTAGCCGATTACGATACCGACGATGGCCTGTACGGCGGTACGGATTCCCTTTACGAGTGGTGAGTGAGTTGTTGTTGATGGTGTTGTCATATGACCTCCTTTAATTTACGTTGTGCTTCCTGCGCTAGAGCAATGTGGTGTTCGATTGCCAGCTGAGTGCGGAAGCGGCTTATAGCGACAGCGTTAGCCGTCACGATGAGTGTGTTGTTCTGAGCTTTGAATCCCTTTGGCTGCTTGCCTACCTTGAGGCTGATGCCGACGCCTTCCCCGGCCTGTGACCAGTTAGTTGATCCCTCAAACGCCATACCTTGTCCAACAAGCACACCACCTTTGGTGTGGCTGATCTGGTGGGTATCAGATTGCCCAATTGCGATTGAGTTAGCGAAGCATTCGGCATCACGGGACTCGTCCATTGCAATGAGCTTCCTTTCGTGGACGCCCCCTGCTTGTGATCGGTCGAGTGTTCCTTGTACGACAATTCCTGGGTTCAAAATCAGATCCAGGACATCCTCATTGATCTCATCATCAGCAAAGCCGTACTGGTTGAAGTCGAACTCAAGCGTCTCGCTCTGAATCAGGTGACGAAGAATGCCATGCACGTCATCTCGTCCAACCATGAATAAGTAGTGAGATCCATAGCCCGGTGTGAGCTTGCCTTCTGGTGTGAAGATGCCGAGTTCATCTAGTCGAGGGTCATCGCCTAACATCATTTCTGCACCTTGAACACGCTGACAAGCCAGTTCATAAATGTTTGTTTTACAGGGGGTGTTATCAAGGGAGCTTGAACTGTTGGGTTTGTGGGTTCTGGCTTGTCAGCCTGAGCCTTGAGAGTCGAGAGCTGGGTAGAGAGGTCAGCCATCTTTGTCTCATCATCGGTGATTGTCTTGTTAGCTGTATCAAGCTTTGCGTTGGTGTCTGCGAGGTTCGTAGCAAGTCCAGCGTCTTTCAGCTGTTCGTCACCAAGTTTGGTTTGCAGGTCGGTGATCTGTCCTTGCCAGTTGTCATTCTTGGCGGTGCGTCCCCAATTAGCGAAGTCAACTTGTGCATCAGCTTCGGGGTTATCTTCCAGGGCTTCAACGAGACTAAGGAAGTCTTTGCCAATCCAAGGCTCAAACTCGCCATCACCCATGGACCGGCCACGGATCATTTGAAAGCTCTTGTTTGCTCGCGCTCTGTAGTTATCTGCATCTTGAATGATTGCCATGTTGTCACCTCCTTGTGATGGTTGCGTTGTTGGTTGATCTTGACTGACTACTTGCACAGTGCCGACGTACTCACTCCAACCGAGATAAGTGCATCCGCCGTTGTACGAGGCATAGGTGTCGATTAGGTTCTGTAGGTTCGGGTGGATGAAGCCCTGGCTATGGAAGCCTCCCTGAGTCGAGGAAGCTACTGATCCGTCGTCTAGTGAGATAGCTGTGTGGCCCGCGGGCGTACTCCCTAGCGAGAAGTAGACGGGGACGGTTCTGCCTGCTGGTGGCAATTCCCCCGGGTGGTTTCCGTTGCCAGGGTTGGCATCCCACTTCCCAGTTTCACCTGGATTAACCGGGCTAACAGCATTGCCGAATACGCCGGATGTTTCCTGGTTTATCAAGGTTGGAAGGGTCGCTTGCCCCCATGCTCCCTCCACAAAGCCCTCACACCAACCACCGACGTAGGGAACTTGCCAATTAGCATCTCGTAGTTGGATCAAGCTCATTACTTGCTACCTAGATGACCACCACCGATCAGGAATCCAATCAGGCCGATGATGAAGCCGATGACTGATTGCAGAGCCACAATCTTTGCCCAGATATTCGATAGCTTCAATTCAATGTCTGTTATTCTCGCCACGTTTGAGCCTTGCACTGTTGCGAGAGAAGTTATTTGACTAATTAAGCTATCCGTCTTATCGTTGACAACTTTTGTTATTTTCGCGCCGTTATTCTCAACTGCTTTATCAATGCGTTCAAAAATGACCTGGTTATTTTCAAGAAGAGCAATCTTAATTACGTTGTTATCGACTTGAGTATGAGGTGAGTTATCCATTTATGAGTGCCCCCCTATTGATAATCTCACTACGCATCAGCCGTAGTCCACATAGCCGACCCAAAAATACGAGTTGATCCGGTAATTGCGTTGCGATTCGATAGTGTCATAGCGCCACTTGAGCTAATAACCCACCCAAGATCAGTAGTATTTCCGACGCTAGACACCGCTGGAAGAAAAGCAGATGCCATTATGCCTCCGGGCCTATACCCAAGCGTCATAGTCTCAGCAACCGCGCCTGAGTCTAGAGAGGGAAGAGAACTACAGACAGTGTTCATATTTGCGATTACGAGGTTACCGTAGCGATAGACAACAACTGCTGTGCCATATCCCATGGATACTGTTGCCGTGCGCGTCGCGGTAGCTCTAACCACTGGCACAGTAAGTGTCCGCTGGTCAGTAATATTAGGCGTCGTGATCGTTGTAGCTGAAGCGGCCACTGCTACATTCGCCAGGATGATGTACGGGTTTGCTGCACCGATAGCAGTTTGGATCTGCGCAGTTGTAGGAACTACAGGAGATCCGGCAGGTGTTCCAGCAACAGCAGCGAACTTGAGCAAATTGTTCGCGTTGTTGACTGGGGAGACGGCAGCTGTGACGCTCTTGTCGATGTAGGCCACGATGTAGTCAATGCGAGGTGAGGCCGCAGCAGTTGCGATAGTGACCGATTCACCAGCCGTTGTGTCGTGGCTGATCATGTAGTAGTAGTCACTTGGGCTTGTTCCAGTAGGGATTCGTCCGCTCCCTGGGTTGACACTCACGGTCATATTCGGCGTGCTGTTAGGGATTACATCAAGACCCTTGAAGATTTGTCCAGTAAAGGCTTCATTCAGCGCTTTGAAAGTGCCGTATTCATCTGAACTTCCACCATTTACGTTCGCAATAAGTTTTGACACGATAGATCTCTATTTAGTTTTGGTTATGCCCCCAATATAAAACATCAGGTCTCATTTGCCTATGGTGATTAGACAACTGTCCAAGTTCCAGTATCAGTACCGTCAAAGATGAACTTGAGATAGACCGTTCGCGCTGAACCCGAATAGTCCTGAGCGCATATGCGCCATCTGCTCGCGTTACCGATAGGGGGAAGCTTCTGCACAAAGGAAATGTCACTGTAGGTTGAGTCAGCCCAGGGCGGCACGGCATTCGGCAACACCATAGGTTGATTGACTGTGTTGAACTGCATCATCTCGACAATCGCTGAGTTGTTAGGTGTTGCCGGTGTAAAGGTAACAACTAGAGTCCGCTTGGCATAGGCACCTAACGAGAATGAGTAGTCGTTTTGATTGCTGCTCTGCGTCAGGTAGCCAAAGAGACTGTCTCCACTGATGAGCTGCGTTCGCTTGAGCTCGTCAACGTCCGTCCGCAGCTGCTTC
This genomic window contains:
- a CDS encoding HNH endonuclease — encoded protein: MICKRCSTELSGKQTSYCSLRCSKLHLKSLYRKRSSERLKLIRAADRSRTPGPRFASKKDRRELGLDPGECVRCRSTYDLQMAHFIPHWAKGSNRRDNIIVLCRSCHHEYDLLNMSFWALAA
- a CDS encoding Lsr2 family protein; the encoded protein is MAQKTVTTTTIIDDLDGKLIDEGKAETINFTFDAVAYEIDLSDVNAKKLRDALKPYLAAARKTGRGTATRASAGKNDPAELAAAREWLRANGETVSDRGRISGSLMEKYRANK